Part of the Zea mays cultivar B73 chromosome 4, Zm-B73-REFERENCE-NAM-5.0, whole genome shotgun sequence genome is shown below.
CATGCAGAGATAACAGGAGACAGGACGGTGGGAGTATGTAAAAAGCCGGAGCGGGTGTCCAGAATCGCGCCACCTCGGAGCCCAGGATTTCTAATCTAATCTAATCCAAAACCCTTCCGGTCTTTGCTGCGGCTGCCCTGCTCCAtttgcagctagcttagctttggtTTCCTCTGCTTCTCATTCTCCCGTGCACTTCCAGTTCCTGCCCAGCTTGCAGGGCTGCTCCaatggccaccttgtccgccatctCTGCCAACGTCGGCTACTGCAAGGCACCAACCCTGAGCTGGAAGGTAAATACTGAAATTTTTCACTGGTTTTACATATCTACAGCACTGCATATGAAATCATATATGAATCCAAGTTGTACCGAAGACGCATATTACATTATTCCTCGTGTTGCTGCTGCTTCGTAATTGGGGTGCCTTCTTTGCAGAATCTTATTCTCTACCTGTTTTAATTTGAACCCTGCAGGGAAGCGGAGTACCAGGCCGGATTGTGGTCTCCATGTCCACCACCCGAAGAGGCCTCGTCTCCCTAAGACGACGATCCCCTCGGTTTCGCGTCTACGCGGTAACGTGGCTGCTGCAAGTGCAAGGGCCGGCCCAATTACGAACCCCATTTTCTTTATCTGATCCAACTGTGTTGTTGTATGCGCGCACGCACGTACGCAGGCGAAGGCGGAGACGGTGAGCAAGGTGATGGACATCGTGAAGCAGCAGCTGGCGCTGGCGGCGGACGTGGGGCTGACGGCGGAGACCAAGTTCACGGACCTCGGCGCCGACTCGCTGGACACGGTGGAGATCGTCATGACGCTGGAGGAGGAGTTCAAGATCACCGTCGAGGAGGACAATGCCCAGAGCATCGCCACCATCCAGGACGCCGCCGACCTCATCGACAAGCTCGTCGACCAGAAGCCACGAGACAGCGACTGATTGTCGACGCGACGACACCCAAATCCAATCCATCGATCACCGCTCGTACGTGCATGTGAATGCTCCGTTATTGTACTGTAATTGAGTTTTTTTTATCTCTAGCTAGA
Proteins encoded:
- the LOC100281026 gene encoding acyl carrier protein 2, whose translation is MATLSAISANVGYCKAPTLSWKGSGVPGRIVVSMSTTRRGLVSLRRRSPRFRVYAAKAETVSKVMDIVKQQLALAADVGLTAETKFTDLGADSLDTVEIVMTLEEEFKITVEEDNAQSIATIQDAADLIDKLVDQKPRDSD